The genomic interval CCTTAGGCACTCCCACCCAGCCCCTCAGGAATGTGCCACTTTTATCTCCTCCTTGGCTCTGACCAGGTCCATGgaattctaaaactgaaaagGACACTGGGAGTTGGGCTGTACTGGGGGTGGAGAAAAGTGGGCAGTATTATCTCTTTAAAGGAAATGCAAGCCCCTCGTCCCTAGCCACTACTTAAACTGGTTTCTCCTGATCTGCCGGTGAGATTGAGGCAGCCAATAGTTTCTGACTTTGTGGATGACAGGAAACTGGCTGGTCTTCAGAGCCTGGGAGAGGACTGATGTTTACAATGCAGTGTCAATCACAGCCGGGGAGCTCTTGTCCCCATTCTGGGTGAGCCCTGGGTTTATTGGGTGTCCAGGCAGCCCACAGTCATGAATTGGAAGGGCCTCGGAGCTTGGAGGAGTGTTTTCATTTACAGAACGTCAGGCTCCAGCCAGTACCGCAGGCTACCACTTGATCTCGGCCCATCATCCCGACAGGAGGTGAGACCCAGTGAGCAGCAGGGGCCTGGAGAGGTCCGGGCGTCAGAAGAGAGTCACTCACCCAGAACTGCGGCCGAGGTTATCTTTGATTTCTCTGCTGCCCTTAGGCAGGACGCTTAACTCAGTCCAGACAGATGAGTATCTTCCGGATTTTATAATCTCCAAAGAAGACAGACTCAGTCATCAACAGAAGCCAACTGTAGCAGCCAGCAGCTCTCGACCTCAGAATGTCAGAGCCAAAAGCTAACACAGGACCACCGCGTTGAAGCTCGCGTGCTGCAGATGAGGACTCTCCCGCAGAGCCGGCATGGCTGCCTCTGACTTCTCACTCAGGCTTGTCATACTTTGGGGCCTCATGTTGTTCGCTTTTCTAGCTCTTCTTTTGAAGAATAAGAAATGGCCCACTTTTCTCCAAAATGGGGCCCAGTGTGTGGTGGACTGAGGACTGTTATTTAGTTGGCCTGCTCGTAATGACAGCACCTCACCTACCTGCTGGATCCTAGGAGGAGCCCTGGGCTGGAATTTCCTGTTTTCCGAGGGCTCCCGGGGGCTGCCCCAGCAGGCCGGCTCCCCCGCGCCGCGCCGCCGTTCCCGGGTGTTCCAGGCCAGACTTGCCGCCTCTCTCTCCGGGCTAGGCTGGCTCCCGGCCTCTCCAGGTCTGGGCTTGCCGGCCGCGAGGTGGAGGAGTTGAGGGACTCAACTCGGCCCACACCAGGTGCCCAGAGGCCGGAGGTCCGTGCGCCCCGGCCGCGGCCCCGGCCCGGGCCCCGTCCCGTGCCCCTCGCCATGGGCCTGGCCAGCGCCCGCCGGCCCTGAGCATGGAGCGGGGCTGGCCGCAGGGGGACAGCTGTCCCAGGGAGCGGCCTGCCGTTTGCCGCCGCGCCCACAGCGTCTGCGACTCGCTGGACCTGCACGGCGCCCCGGCCGGCCGCGCGGCCGCCGCCCTGCAGGCCGCCCTGTGCGCCGCCCGTGAGCAGCCGGCGCGGCCGCGGAGCGTGTGCTCGGGCGGTCCCGAGCAGCCGCCCACCGGCGCCCGCGGCCTGCTGTTTGGCCTCCTGCGCCCGCGCCTCGGCCGTCGGGGCCCGGCGCCCTCGGGACCGCCCGTCTCGCCTGCCCCCAGCCCCGCGTCTAGCCCCGCGTCTAGCCCCGCGCCGACCCGGCGCAGCCGCACCCGGGGGGAGCCGACTCCGCGGCCCCGGCCGGCCAGCATGACTTTCCTGGAGGTGAACCGCTTGGAGCTGGCGGCGGCCGAGACGCCCGGCGCGGGTCTGGGGCGCGCGGGCAGCGCGGGCTTCCTGCGCGGTACGGCGCTGTGGAGCAGCCAGCGTTGGCCGGTGCTGCGCGGCGGGCGCGGGCCGGAGGGGCCCCGGCGCGGCCTGGCGGCACTCAGGAAGAGCTTCAGCTTCCGCCTGCGCCGCGGCCAGGAGGTGCGGCGCTCCGAGTCGGGGCTGCTGGCCCGGCCGCCCCGCGCGCGCACCCGTAGCGACGGCGACGCCGGCTCCCTGAGCACCTTCCCCAGCCGCCGCGACCTGCTGGGCGCCGACACCCCGCGTGTCGCGCCGGAGTCCGGCCGCCCCCGCACCGCCGCCGGCCTCTGGAGGTTGCTCACCAGCCGCTTCCGCCGGAGGGAGCCCGCGCCCGCCGCGCCGCTGTGGAGCCGTCgggcggctgcggccccggagCTCCCGCACGCGCCCAGCGGTAAGGGGGCTGGCCCGGGGGTCTGGGGGGCGTCTGGCAGAAAACAGCTTGCGGGAGAAAGGCCGGGCGCGCCCAGGTGAGGCAGACTGCGGCACGCGTCCGGGGCTAGCCGGGTCTGTGATCTGGCCCGTGTGCTGTCCGCGCCTGGCGTCTGGGGTCTTCGACAGTGACCCAGGAGGACCGCCCGGAGGGTTCGCTCTCGGGTGCCGTCTAGGAAAGGAAGGGAACTCACCAGAGTCAGAGGGCTCTGGGCTAGGCCAGACACCTTTCCTAGTTCCCTGTCGGGGCAGCGTGCTCGCCTCCGGCTGCCCTGCGCTTGAGGTTAGGGACTTCTGTGGACCTGGTCGTCATAACTACTCTTTGACACAAACTTGGGACAGTGCCTCTGGAAGCCAGGGCAGTGCTGCCCAGCCAGAGAGGGGTTCCCAGAGCTGGCCCGAGCACGCATGTGGAACCTGGAGGTGACGGAGATGGGGGCCTGGCTGTCAGAGGGCTCTGGGTAAAGGGACCTGCCAGTCAGGTTCTGAGAATGGACTGAAGGGAAGCGAGCCCAGGAGGCGGCCTCCCTGCTAAGGAGGAGCTTAGGGAGGAGGCAGGTGGGGTAGATGCCTCCCTATCCACCTGCCCCTGGCAGAACAGGGCCAGGCCAGACTAGGCTCCTCCCTCTTCACCCGGCTCAGGAATGTGGTGGGTGGCCCCACCCTGCCAGGGTGTGCTGTTCTTACTTGCAGGAGTCTACCCCCCAACCAGGTGCCCAGCCCTTGGGTCTGTTCTGAGACCTGCTGGATTGGCCTCTAGCTTGGGCCTAGTATTTGGGCCACAGGGGCACTAGGTCAGGTGTGGCTGGGTGGGGGGACAATAAACCTGCtggagcaggaagaggaggaaggacacAGGGCCAAGCCCAGGGGGACTGAGCCCACAGCCCTCAGAGTCCTGTTCTGAAGACCATCCTCACTCTGCTCCACTCAAAAAGAACCTTCCCACTGCCTCCTAGGGGAACTAGTGGTGAGGGTTGGGGGTCCCGTGGAGGAAGCTGCTGTCCTCTGGCCTGGGCCTGGGGAGGGCATCATAGGCGACACAGGCAGCAGTGGTTGGGACAGGTGTGTGTGCCACCCTGGCCCTGACGGGGCGGCTCTGTCTTCCGCAGACTCGTTTGTGAACAGCCAGGAGTGGACGCTGAGCCGCTCCGTACCGGAGCTTAAAGTGGTGAGTGCGGCCCATGGGCAGCGCAGGTGGCCTGGAGCCGGGGGGCGAGGCTGGGTGCCATGGGCCTGGGCCTTGCTTCTCCAGCTTCTGTCCCCTTCTCTGCTCAGCTTGGCCCTCTctgccctctctcctccccttcagCCCTGGCCTTTCTCCCTCCTGCCGCTTCTGTGCTTTTCCTGCTGGGTCTTCTCCATCGTGCCCTCTGACCCACTTACCCCTTCCTCTCCCACAGGGCATAGTGGGGAACCTGTCTAGCGGGAAGTCAGCCCTGGTGCACCGCTATCTGACGGGGACCTATGTCCAGGAGGAGTCCCCTGAAGGTGAGCGTCCCGGGCCCAGCCTGGGCCCTGAGGCCGACCACTCCTCCCCCTCCCGCCCACAGGGTCTGAGTTGGGGGTCTCCAGCCCCTTCCAGTCCTCTTACTTCCTCCATGGAAAGCTGTGGATTTCTTCTTGGCCCCTGGGCTCTTTCTCCACACTTTGGACCTGACTGTGCGCTCTGTCCTAGGGGGGCGGTTTAAGAAGGAGATTGTGGTGGATGGCCAGAGTTACCTGCTGCTGATCCGAGATGAAGGAGGTCCCCCTGAGCTCCAGGTGATGCTCCTGCCCGGGGTTAGGGCCCACCCCTGTGCCCGGAGCCCTTTCTCGAGCTTGCTGGTTGGGACTGGGAGAGGTGGTGTGTCCAGGGAGAAGGGTCCACTTGGGTCCACCTGCCCTGCGTGGGAGTTTGCCAGGTCCAGTTGCAGGTGCTAATTTTACTTGGTTTCCCCTAGTTTGCTGCCTGGGTGGATGCAGTGGTGTTTGTGTTCAGCCTGGAGGATGAAATCAGTTTCCAGACGGTGTACAACTACTTCCTGCGTCTCTGCAGCTTCCGCAACGCCAGCGAGGTGCCCATGGTGCTTGTGGGCACGCAGGGTGAGGCGGGGCCCTGCAGGAGCTGGCAGAGAGTAGGAGGCCCCGGGCAAGGATGCATGGGGGGATGGGCAGGTGTGAGAAACCCCCCAAGCCCCCACTGTTTTCCCATTGCTGACCGGGACTGTC from Rhinopithecus roxellana isolate Shanxi Qingling chromosome 6, ASM756505v1, whole genome shotgun sequence carries:
- the AGAP3 gene encoding arf-GAP with GTPase, ANK repeat and PH domain-containing protein 3 isoform X10, which codes for MERGWPQGDSCPRERPAVCRRAHSVCDSLDLHGAPAGRAAAALQAALCAAREQPARPRSVCSGGPEQPPTGARGLLFGLLRPRLGRRGPAPSGPPVSPAPSPASSPASSPAPTRRSRTRGEPTPRPRPASMTFLEVNRLELAAAETPGAGLGRAGSAGFLRGTALWSSQRWPVLRGGRGPEGPRRGLAALRKSFSFRLRRGQEVRRSESGLLARPPRARTRSDGDAGSLSTFPSRRDLLGADTPRVAPESGRPRTAAGLWRLLTSRFRRREPAPAAPLWSRRAAAAPELPHAPSDSFVNSQEWTLSRSVPELKVGIVGNLSSGKSALVHRYLTGTYVQEESPEGGRFKKEIVVDGQSYLLLIRDEGGPPELQFAAWVDAVVFVFSLEDEISFQTVYNYFLRLCSFRNASEVPMVLVGTQDAISAANPRVIDDSRARKLSTDLKRCTYYETCATYGLNVERVFQDVAQKVVALRKKQQLAIGPCKSLPNSPSHSAVSAASIPAVHINQATNGGGSAFSDYSSSVPSTPSISQRELRIETIAASSTPTPIRKQSKRRSNIFTSRKGADLDREKKAAECKVDSIGSGRAIPIKQGILLKRSGKSLNKEWKKKYVTLCDNGLLTYHPSLHDYMQNIHGKEIDLLRTTVKVPGKRLPRATPATAPGTSPRANGLSVERSNTQLGGGTGAPHSASSASLHSERPLSSSAWAGPRPEGLHPRSCSVSSADQWSEATTSLPPGMQHPASGPAEVLSSSPKLDPPPSPHSNRKKHRRKKSTGTPRPDGPSSAAEGQEP
- the AGAP3 gene encoding arf-GAP with GTPase, ANK repeat and PH domain-containing protein 3 isoform X11, whose product is MERGWPQGDSCPRERPAVCRRAHSVCDSLDLHGAPAGRAAAALQAALCAAREQPARPRSVCSGGPEQPPTGARGLLFGLLRPRLGRRGPAPSGPPVSPAPSPASSPASSPAPTRRSRTRGEPTPRPRPASMTFLEVNRLELAAAETPGAGLGRAGSAGFLRGTALWSSQRWPVLRGGRGPEGPRRGLAALRKSFSFRLRRGQEVRRSESGLLARPPRARTRSDGDAGSLSTFPSRRDLLGADTPRVAPESGRPRTAAGLWRLLTSRFRRREPAPAAPLWSRRAAAAPELPHAPSDSFVNSQEWTLSRSVPELKVGIVGNLSSGKSALVHRYLTGTYVQEESPEGGRFKKEIVVDGQSYLLLIRDEGGPPELQFAAWVDAVVFVFSLEDEISFQTVYNYFLRLCSFRNASEVPMVLVGTQDAISAANPRVIDDSRARKLSTDLKRCTYYETCATYGLNVERVFQDVAQKVVALRKKQQLAIGPCKSLPNSPSHSAVSAASIPAVHINQATNGGGSAFSDYSSSVPSTPSISQRELRIETIAASSTPTPIRKQSKRRSNIFTICATVSNFSSTKRPFQLLPN